Proteins found in one Capillibacterium thermochitinicola genomic segment:
- the recD2 gene encoding SF1B family DNA helicase RecD2 yields MTEIEGIVERITFHNEKNGYTVARFKTAKEQLTIVGVLPNISTGESLRLGGEWTVHPTYGRQFKVETFEVLPPVTVEGIERYLGSGLIKGIGPVTAKKIVETFGLETLKVIDEKPERLKEVEGIGPQKAEKIRAALAEQKEIQRMMVFLRGIGITPVLATKIYRRYGEQAAAVIRENPYRLADELFGVGFKTADHIAGLLGRKDPVALERVRAGVLYFLRKETEDGHVYVPLAEFVTSVSKELAAPEEVVQRAINDLVEEKAVFVEANRLYLASFYWCERKAAEKLLLLLKERPAERPLLFPAEELSTLTFEQRLAVEKALQEGVLMITGGPGTGKTTTIRSLIRLCQLRGEKALLAAPTGRAAKRLKEATGEEAKTIHRLLEFGYTPGSGLSYGRNEERPLEADIVIIDEVSMVDLPLFYQLLKALTPGTRLVLVGDQDQLPSVGPGSVLRDLIASGVIPLVRLQTIFRQAKESKIVTNAHRINAGKMPTFEGASDFFFVHAPAPEQIVDEIIRLVTVRLPRYLKCDPIEDIQVLSPMRRTVTGVDNLNTLLQQALNPGGGATAEVRFGERVFRRRDKVMQIRNNYGKMVFNGDLGQIVQIDPEEQVVTVAFADEQEERLVNYGYEELDELVLAYAISVHKSQGSEYPVVIMPLTTQHYILLQRNLLYTGITRAKKMVVLVGTKKALAIAVQNNRIEDRYSWLAPTITDLAAKIGPADNAKNNI; encoded by the coding sequence GTGACCGAAATTGAAGGGATTGTGGAACGGATTACTTTTCATAATGAGAAAAATGGGTATACGGTGGCCCGGTTTAAAACCGCAAAGGAGCAACTGACGATCGTTGGTGTTCTCCCCAATATCAGTACCGGTGAAAGTCTGCGCCTGGGCGGGGAGTGGACGGTCCATCCCACCTACGGACGGCAGTTTAAGGTGGAAACCTTTGAGGTCCTCCCGCCGGTGACGGTGGAAGGGATCGAGCGGTACCTGGGATCGGGTTTGATTAAGGGGATCGGCCCGGTGACCGCCAAGAAAATCGTGGAGACTTTCGGCCTGGAGACGCTGAAAGTAATCGACGAAAAGCCGGAACGCCTTAAGGAAGTGGAAGGAATCGGGCCGCAAAAAGCGGAGAAGATCCGGGCTGCTCTGGCCGAGCAGAAAGAGATCCAGCGAATGATGGTTTTTTTACGGGGGATTGGGATTACGCCCGTTTTGGCGACGAAGATCTACCGCCGTTATGGGGAGCAGGCTGCGGCGGTGATCCGGGAAAATCCTTACCGGTTGGCCGATGAACTTTTTGGGGTTGGCTTTAAAACCGCCGACCACATTGCCGGCCTCCTGGGACGGAAGGACCCGGTCGCTTTGGAACGGGTGCGGGCCGGGGTGCTCTATTTTCTCCGGAAGGAGACCGAAGACGGCCATGTCTATGTGCCGCTCGCCGAGTTTGTGACCTCCGTCAGCAAGGAGCTGGCGGCTCCGGAAGAGGTGGTACAGCGGGCAATCAATGATTTAGTGGAAGAGAAAGCGGTCTTTGTGGAAGCGAACCGGCTTTATTTAGCCTCTTTCTACTGGTGTGAACGGAAGGCGGCCGAAAAACTCCTGTTGCTTTTAAAAGAGCGGCCGGCCGAACGGCCGCTCCTTTTTCCCGCGGAAGAACTCAGCACGCTCACTTTCGAACAGCGGTTAGCCGTGGAGAAAGCCTTGCAGGAAGGCGTTTTAATGATTACCGGCGGACCGGGAACCGGGAAGACGACCACGATCCGCAGTTTGATCCGCTTGTGCCAATTAAGAGGAGAGAAAGCCTTGCTCGCGGCCCCCACCGGACGAGCGGCGAAAAGACTGAAGGAAGCCACCGGGGAAGAGGCCAAGACCATCCACCGGTTGCTGGAGTTTGGCTACACGCCGGGGAGCGGTTTAAGCTATGGGCGGAACGAAGAGCGTCCGCTGGAGGCGGATATCGTTATCATCGACGAGGTCTCCATGGTTGATCTGCCGCTTTTCTACCAATTATTAAAAGCGCTGACCCCCGGGACCCGGCTGGTTTTGGTCGGGGACCAGGACCAATTGCCCTCGGTGGGACCGGGCTCGGTGCTCCGGGATTTAATCGCCTCGGGAGTGATCCCTCTGGTCCGCCTGCAGACCATCTTCCGGCAGGCGAAAGAGAGTAAGATTGTGACCAACGCCCACCGGATCAATGCGGGTAAAATGCCGACTTTTGAAGGGGCATCCGACTTCTTCTTTGTCCATGCGCCCGCCCCGGAGCAGATTGTGGACGAGATTATCCGCTTGGTGACGGTGCGGCTTCCCCGCTATTTAAAGTGCGATCCGATCGAGGATATTCAGGTCCTTTCTCCGATGCGCCGGACCGTAACCGGGGTGGACAACCTCAATACCCTTCTCCAACAAGCTTTAAACCCGGGTGGTGGTGCGACGGCCGAGGTGCGTTTCGGGGAACGCGTCTTTCGCCGCCGGGACAAAGTAATGCAGATCCGGAACAATTACGGGAAGATGGTCTTCAACGGCGATCTGGGGCAGATCGTCCAGATCGATCCGGAAGAGCAGGTCGTGACCGTGGCGTTCGCTGATGAACAGGAAGAACGGCTGGTCAATTACGGTTATGAGGAACTGGACGAGTTGGTTTTGGCTTATGCCATCTCCGTCCATAAGAGCCAGGGTAGTGAGTACCCGGTGGTCATTATGCCGCTCACGACCCAACATTATATTTTACTGCAACGGAATTTATTGTACACCGGGATCACGCGGGCCAAAAAAATGGTGGTTCTGGTTGGGACGAAAAAGGCGTTGGCGATTGCCGTGCAGAATAACAGGATTGAAGACCGTTATTCCTGGTTGGCGCCGACCATTACCGACCTGGCGGCGAAGATCGGGCCGGCGGATAATGCTAAGAATAACATTTAG
- a CDS encoding SoxR reducing system RseC family protein: MEKEAWVVDVSEKEVRLRYIRHSACQQCGACLVLGNSLGEQELVLPRDQLALAKGDRVVIGLKENSVLKASFLVYVLPLFFFLLGYLGGAQLGGLLIGEAWAETGGLLGGGLGLVLTYGGLNLYDRRLQKAGRYQPYIARVLERAHPE; this comes from the coding sequence ATGGAAAAAGAAGCCTGGGTTGTCGATGTGAGCGAAAAAGAAGTCCGTTTGCGGTATATCCGCCATTCGGCCTGCCAGCAGTGTGGGGCATGTCTGGTTTTAGGAAACAGCCTTGGTGAACAGGAGCTTGTCCTTCCCAGGGACCAGTTGGCTTTGGCGAAAGGCGACCGGGTCGTGATCGGGTTGAAGGAAAACTCCGTTCTTAAAGCCAGTTTTTTGGTTTATGTCCTGCCGCTCTTCTTTTTTCTCCTGGGGTATTTGGGTGGAGCCCAGCTGGGTGGCCTCCTGATAGGCGAGGCATGGGCGGAAACAGGCGGGCTGCTGGGCGGGGGTTTGGGTCTGGTCCTCACTTATGGCGGGCTCAACCTTTACGACCGGCGACTGCAGAAGGCAGGCCGTTACCAGCCGTATATCGCGCGGGTACTCGAGCGTGCGCACCCGGAGTAA
- a CDS encoding glycosyltransferase family 4 protein, with product MQWSVFGWNLALLTAVGFGLSFILTAFWTKKGKAWGLMDLPRERRVHTTPRPYTGGLAIFIAFYLTLLLTGGLTFPYLGSICGGGLVIFLLGLVDDKYDLSSGQKLVVQLLVAAFMAWAGVRIVYLTNPFGEMVALGWKSYPLTILWLVLTINVINIIDGLDGLAAGITVIAGLSLLIIGLGLGQSAAVFLCAILVGVLLGFLPYNFYPARIFMGNSGAYFLGFILGVISVIGALKIPTALALVIPVFAMGIPFLDTFWAVWRRWRNGERIMRGDRYHIHHLLLTSGLGMKKAVLVLYGLSLLSGLASIFLSRATLRLGFLIVMIGTGLIFLCLYGLMGLQSAAREQEEEKRRSW from the coding sequence TTGCAATGGTCGGTGTTTGGTTGGAATCTGGCTTTGCTGACGGCGGTTGGCTTTGGCTTATCGTTTATTCTGACCGCCTTTTGGACGAAAAAAGGTAAAGCCTGGGGGCTGATGGATCTGCCGCGGGAACGGCGGGTCCATACCACGCCCCGCCCTTATACGGGGGGCCTGGCCATTTTTATTGCCTTCTACCTGACCCTTCTGCTCACCGGCGGTCTTACCTTCCCTTATTTGGGGTCGATCTGCGGAGGAGGCCTGGTCATCTTCCTGTTGGGGCTGGTTGATGACAAATATGATCTGTCATCAGGCCAGAAACTTGTCGTCCAGTTATTGGTGGCCGCCTTTATGGCCTGGGCGGGGGTCCGTATCGTTTACCTGACGAACCCCTTCGGCGAGATGGTGGCTTTAGGTTGGAAGAGTTATCCCTTGACGATCCTGTGGTTGGTCCTGACTATTAACGTGATCAACATCATCGACGGGCTGGACGGGTTGGCGGCCGGGATTACGGTAATTGCCGGTCTGAGTCTGCTCATCATCGGGCTCGGTCTTGGGCAGTCGGCCGCCGTATTTTTGTGTGCGATTTTAGTCGGTGTTTTGCTTGGTTTTCTCCCTTATAACTTCTATCCGGCCCGGATCTTTATGGGCAATTCCGGCGCTTACTTCTTGGGTTTTATCTTGGGCGTCATCTCCGTGATCGGGGCGTTAAAGATCCCGACTGCTTTAGCGCTGGTGATCCCTGTTTTCGCAATGGGCATCCCGTTTCTCGATACTTTTTGGGCGGTCTGGCGGCGCTGGCGGAATGGGGAACGGATTATGCGGGGTGACCGTTACCATATTCACCATCTATTGCTCACTTCCGGACTGGGAATGAAAAAAGCGGTCCTTGTGCTTTATGGTTTAAGTTTGCTTTCCGGACTGGCCTCCATCTTTCTCTCCCGGGCTACGCTCCGTCTGGGTTTCTTGATTGTCATGATCGGGACCGGCCTGATCTTTCTCTGTCTTTATGGCTTGATGGGTCTGCAGAGTGCCGCCCGGGAACAGGAAGAAGAGAAAAGGCGGTCTTGGTAA
- a CDS encoding redox-sensing transcriptional repressor Rex, whose translation MRQRRVPDVVVNRLPLYLRVLSEIDVDHAPIISSYELGERTGITPGQIRKDLSMFGVFGKQGVGYDVSILRGELRRILKLNRIVNVGLVGVGNLGQAFLRYGADRQREILSREGLRMRAAFDQDERKIGRRIAVVEVYPVARMPELIKKLDLKIMILTVPAGAAQEILDRCVASGVKAFLNFAPVKLTVPAGVRVHHADFTLQLESLAYYSREWEGNEEQTNIESGTD comes from the coding sequence GTGCGACAACGCCGCGTACCAGATGTAGTCGTTAACCGTTTACCTCTATATTTACGGGTTTTGTCCGAGATTGATGTGGATCATGCACCGATCATTTCCTCCTACGAATTGGGTGAAAGGACGGGGATTACCCCGGGACAGATCCGGAAAGATCTAAGCATGTTCGGCGTTTTTGGGAAACAGGGCGTGGGTTATGATGTAAGCATTTTACGCGGTGAGCTGCGCCGTATTCTCAAGCTGAATCGCATTGTCAATGTCGGGCTGGTCGGCGTGGGGAATCTGGGACAAGCCTTTCTCCGGTATGGTGCCGACCGCCAAAGGGAGATTCTCAGCCGGGAAGGATTAAGAATGAGAGCCGCCTTTGACCAGGACGAGCGGAAAATCGGGCGGCGGATTGCCGTGGTGGAGGTTTATCCGGTTGCACGGATGCCGGAACTCATCAAGAAACTTGATTTGAAAATTATGATCCTGACTGTTCCCGCCGGGGCGGCCCAGGAAATCCTGGACCGTTGTGTGGCCAGCGGGGTTAAGGCTTTTCTTAATTTTGCCCCGGTTAAACTGACCGTGCCCGCGGGGGTTCGGGTCCACCATGCGGATTTCACTTTGCAGTTGGAATCTTTGGCTTATTATAGTAGAGAATGGGAAGGCAATGAAGAACAGACAAACATCGAGTCGGGAACAGATTAA
- a CDS encoding cation-translocating P-type ATPase, translating to MTPLLFFLVVILNTALGVVQELKAEKALSALEELTAPLAKVHRDGQTREVAAKELVPGDLILLEAGDFVPADARLVTAESLQVNEAALTGESVPVTKDAEFTAAEDLPLGDQKNMVFKGTIVTFGRGRALVTGTGMNTELGRIAGLLQSGPEEKTPLQKRLDSFGKQVGLLAVGICLFIFLVGLLRGNRFYEMFLVAVSLAVAAIPEGLPAIITIVLALGVQRMAGQKAIIRRLPAVETLGSATVICSDKTGTLTQNAMTVRRIVTMTADYEVTGEGLKAEGEFRRDGTAVAVEEQPLLDLMLKIGALCNDAEFLPEEAKIVGDPTEGALVVAAAKAGLSRHKLQTAYPRQREYPFDSVRKRMSTVHQGNLAPRWLGEGEDRRWLLVKGAPDLVLEQCQWWLGEDGPQELTAERKAELLKVNHQLATEALRVLAFAFRPDPPSGSVPVEEAEKDLIFVGFMGMIDPPRPEAKEALRVCQEAGIAVKMITGDHRDTAVAIAQQLGLAGPGDPVLVGAELETLDGEELAKQVARVSVFARVAPEHKVRIVDALKQNGAIVAMTGDGVNDAPALKKADIGAAMGQTGTDVAKEAADMVLADDNFATIVRAVQEGRVIFENIKKTVYFLLSCNLGEIITIFTAILLGWPVPLYPIQILWVNLVTDSLPALALGVDPPEGDIMKKPPIYPEQGIFDRKSRRLLILFGLFIAGVTLTAFRIGLRETVPKAETMAFATLGLCQLVHAYNFRSLTASLWRRGPFQNKQLLWASVGSTFMHLIVFFTPWLRGIFRTELLPLSDWLVVFGLAVTPLLLGEFLKLVTKERSSTV from the coding sequence GTGACGCCGTTGTTATTTTTTTTGGTCGTCATCCTTAATACGGCCCTTGGGGTGGTGCAGGAATTAAAAGCCGAAAAAGCCCTGTCCGCTTTGGAGGAACTCACCGCGCCGCTGGCCAAGGTCCACCGGGACGGGCAAACACGGGAGGTGGCCGCCAAGGAGCTGGTACCCGGGGATCTGATCCTCCTGGAAGCGGGGGACTTTGTCCCTGCCGACGCCCGGTTGGTGACGGCCGAAAGTTTGCAGGTGAACGAAGCGGCACTGACCGGTGAGTCGGTGCCGGTGACCAAGGACGCGGAGTTTACGGCGGCGGAGGACCTCCCGTTGGGGGACCAGAAGAATATGGTCTTTAAAGGGACCATTGTAACCTTTGGCCGCGGGCGGGCGCTGGTGACCGGGACCGGGATGAACACCGAACTGGGACGGATTGCCGGGCTGCTGCAGAGCGGGCCGGAGGAGAAAACGCCGCTCCAGAAGCGTTTGGACAGTTTTGGGAAACAGGTCGGGCTCCTGGCGGTCGGCATCTGCCTCTTCATTTTCCTCGTAGGACTGCTCCGGGGGAACCGTTTCTACGAAATGTTTTTGGTCGCCGTCAGTCTGGCGGTGGCGGCGATTCCTGAAGGTTTACCGGCGATCATTACCATTGTCTTGGCCCTGGGGGTACAGCGGATGGCCGGGCAGAAGGCGATTATCCGGCGGCTGCCGGCGGTGGAGACTTTGGGTTCGGCCACGGTGATCTGCTCCGATAAAACGGGAACCCTCACCCAGAACGCCATGACGGTCCGGCGGATTGTGACCATGACGGCAGACTATGAGGTAACGGGGGAAGGGCTCAAGGCGGAGGGCGAATTCCGGCGGGACGGGACGGCGGTGGCCGTTGAAGAGCAACCCCTGCTGGACTTGATGCTGAAGATCGGGGCCCTCTGTAATGACGCCGAATTTTTGCCGGAGGAGGCCAAAATTGTGGGTGACCCGACCGAAGGTGCGTTGGTGGTGGCGGCCGCCAAGGCGGGCTTGTCCCGGCATAAACTCCAGACGGCTTATCCCCGGCAACGGGAGTATCCCTTTGATTCCGTGCGGAAACGGATGAGCACGGTCCACCAGGGAAATCTCGCCCCGCGTTGGCTGGGGGAAGGCGAAGACCGCCGCTGGCTCCTGGTGAAAGGGGCACCCGATCTGGTTCTGGAGCAATGCCAATGGTGGCTGGGGGAGGACGGGCCGCAGGAATTAACTGCCGAGCGTAAAGCGGAGCTTTTGAAGGTGAACCACCAACTGGCCACCGAAGCGTTGCGGGTTTTGGCTTTTGCGTTCCGTCCGGATCCACCGTCCGGTTCCGTTCCGGTGGAAGAGGCGGAGAAGGATCTGATCTTTGTTGGCTTTATGGGGATGATTGATCCGCCCCGTCCCGAGGCGAAAGAGGCCCTCCGGGTCTGCCAAGAAGCCGGGATCGCGGTCAAGATGATTACCGGGGACCACCGGGATACGGCGGTTGCCATTGCCCAGCAGTTGGGTTTGGCCGGACCGGGAGATCCGGTCCTGGTCGGGGCCGAACTGGAGACGCTGGACGGGGAGGAACTGGCCAAGCAAGTGGCACGGGTCAGTGTCTTTGCCCGGGTTGCTCCGGAGCATAAAGTCCGGATTGTCGACGCCCTAAAACAGAACGGGGCGATTGTGGCCATGACCGGGGATGGGGTTAATGACGCCCCGGCGCTGAAGAAGGCGGACATTGGTGCCGCCATGGGCCAGACCGGAACCGATGTGGCGAAAGAAGCGGCGGACATGGTCTTGGCCGATGATAACTTTGCCACCATCGTCCGGGCGGTGCAAGAAGGCCGGGTCATCTTTGAAAACATAAAAAAGACCGTCTATTTTCTCCTCTCCTGTAATTTGGGGGAGATTATCACCATCTTTACGGCCATTCTGTTGGGGTGGCCGGTTCCCTTGTATCCCATCCAAATCCTCTGGGTCAACCTGGTTACCGATTCGTTACCCGCGTTGGCGCTGGGGGTTGACCCGCCGGAGGGGGACATCATGAAAAAGCCGCCCATCTACCCGGAACAAGGGATTTTTGACCGTAAAAGCCGGCGGCTGCTCATCTTGTTCGGTCTCTTTATCGCCGGGGTGACTCTGACCGCTTTCCGGATCGGGTTAAGGGAGACAGTCCCGAAGGCTGAGACGATGGCCTTTGCCACTTTGGGCCTTTGCCAGCTGGTTCACGCCTATAATTTCCGTTCGCTCACCGCCAGCCTGTGGCGGCGGGGCCCCTTCCAAAACAAACAGCTCCTCTGGGCTTCCGTCGGGTCCACTTTCATGCACTTGATCGTCTTCTTCACCCCCTGGCTGCGGGGGATCTTCCGGACCGAACTTTTACCCTTGAGCGACTGGTTGGTTGTTTTCGGGTTGGCTGTGACCCCGCTTCTTTTGGGCGAGTTTCTGAAGTTGGTGACGAAGGAGCGTTCGAGCACGGTTTAA
- the spoIIP gene encoding stage II sporulation protein P yields MDTLPRKQLPPEHFRYLLVIGLTFFTFFIAIGFYLVDLERQQGSSYPLTYLKRLYHLDSQVGRKFFSQVIPGFKRYRFEDDPDFILDTKTADLILRFLVNIRNPSPREMFKAQFPLLARTEMAKTYTLRNAATHRPVPEPNTQRPAPLPPTRPAPTTPPVQPPRVEPTRILIYHTHTSESYVPVSGRTHNHNNRGDIVQAGAFLAKLLEDKYGIKTLHCDNIHDYYPFRDAYQRSAETVQKLLAEHPQVEVVLDLHRDATPGLNHKVPIKGKTAAKIILVVGSDRLGLPHPNWEKNHHFANSLLEVMDLLYPNLAHGVILAEARYNQHLHPQSIIVEFGDDKSTWEEVTYSLELFAEVLATYLSQASYSM; encoded by the coding sequence ATGGATACACTCCCGCGCAAACAATTGCCGCCGGAGCACTTCCGTTACCTCTTAGTAATCGGTCTGACTTTCTTCACCTTTTTCATTGCGATCGGATTTTATCTGGTCGACCTTGAGCGACAACAAGGTTCTTCTTATCCCCTTACCTATCTAAAACGCCTCTACCATCTGGATTCCCAGGTCGGGCGCAAGTTTTTTTCGCAGGTAATCCCCGGCTTTAAACGTTACCGTTTCGAGGACGATCCGGATTTTATTCTTGACACTAAAACCGCCGATCTGATCCTGCGCTTTCTGGTCAACATCCGGAACCCGTCCCCGCGGGAGATGTTCAAGGCCCAATTTCCTTTGCTCGCCCGGACAGAAATGGCAAAAACCTATACCCTCCGTAATGCCGCCACCCACCGGCCGGTACCGGAGCCGAACACCCAGCGCCCGGCACCCCTGCCGCCAACCCGTCCGGCACCAACCACGCCGCCCGTTCAGCCGCCACGGGTTGAACCGACGCGGATTCTCATCTACCATACTCATACATCCGAATCTTATGTACCCGTTAGTGGCCGGACCCACAACCACAACAACCGCGGGGACATTGTGCAGGCCGGCGCCTTCCTTGCCAAACTCCTCGAGGATAAATACGGAATTAAAACCTTACACTGCGATAACATCCACGATTATTATCCCTTCCGCGATGCCTACCAACGGTCGGCCGAAACCGTCCAGAAACTTCTGGCCGAACATCCCCAGGTGGAAGTGGTACTCGATCTCCACCGGGATGCTACCCCCGGGCTCAACCATAAAGTCCCTATTAAAGGAAAAACCGCCGCCAAGATTATCCTCGTCGTCGGTTCCGATCGGTTGGGACTGCCCCATCCCAACTGGGAAAAGAATCACCATTTTGCCAATTCCCTCTTGGAGGTGATGGACCTCCTCTATCCCAATTTGGCCCACGGGGTGATTCTCGCCGAAGCCCGCTATAACCAGCATCTCCATCCCCAGTCCATCATCGTCGAGTTCGGCGACGATAAATCAACCTGGGAGGAGGTCACTTACTCTCTTGAACTCTTCGCCGAGGTGCTGGCCACCTATCTCTCCCAGGCCAGCTACTCGATGTAG
- a CDS encoding secondary thiamine-phosphate synthase enzyme YjbQ, with product MWREISITTRAATDFLEVTGELAADLQKSGVKTGMGTVFVPHTTAGIMLNENADPDVLYDLKQALDKIFPHSLNVAHSEGNSAAHLKAALVGSSVTLPVEDGRLKLGTWQGVYFCEFDGPRRRKLWVRWEGK from the coding sequence ATCTGGCGGGAAATATCCATTACGACGCGTGCGGCGACGGATTTTCTTGAGGTCACCGGCGAGTTGGCGGCCGATCTGCAAAAATCCGGGGTAAAAACAGGGATGGGGACCGTTTTTGTCCCTCATACGACAGCGGGGATCATGCTGAACGAGAACGCCGATCCGGACGTGCTTTACGACTTAAAGCAAGCGTTGGACAAAATTTTTCCCCACTCCTTAAATGTGGCCCACAGTGAAGGTAACTCGGCCGCCCACTTAAAAGCAGCTTTGGTTGGCTCGTCGGTCACTTTGCCGGTCGAAGACGGCCGGTTAAAACTGGGGACGTGGCAAGGTGTTTATTTCTGCGAATTTGATGGTCCCCGCAGACGTAAGCTATGGGTTAGATGGGAAGGGAAATAA
- the upp gene encoding uracil phosphoribosyltransferase: MGCVHLIDHPLIQHKLSIIRDATTGPKEFRELVEEIATLMAYEVTRDFPLEEVEIQTPIATAKAKVIAGKKIAVVPILRAGLVMADGIMKLIPAAKMGHIGLYRDPNTLQPVEYYCKLPADLQERDMIVVDPMLATGGSATAAIDFLKKRGTKGIKLVCLIAAPEGIARVQQAHPDVEIFVAAIDERLDDHGYIIPGLGDAGDRLFGTK; encoded by the coding sequence ATGGGGTGCGTGCATTTAATCGACCATCCGTTAATTCAACATAAATTAAGCATTATTCGGGATGCGACGACCGGTCCGAAAGAGTTTCGCGAACTGGTTGAAGAGATTGCCACCCTCATGGCTTATGAGGTCACGCGGGACTTTCCCTTGGAGGAAGTGGAGATCCAGACGCCCATTGCCACCGCGAAAGCCAAGGTGATTGCGGGGAAAAAGATCGCGGTCGTCCCGATTCTCCGGGCCGGGCTGGTGATGGCCGACGGCATCATGAAACTGATTCCGGCGGCGAAGATGGGGCATATCGGTCTGTACCGCGACCCGAACACCCTGCAACCGGTGGAATATTACTGTAAATTACCGGCGGATCTCCAGGAGCGGGATATGATCGTGGTCGATCCGATGCTGGCCACCGGCGGTTCGGCCACCGCGGCCATTGATTTTCTGAAAAAACGGGGGACGAAAGGGATTAAACTGGTCTGTTTGATCGCCGCCCCGGAAGGAATCGCCCGCGTGCAGCAAGCCCATCCGGATGTGGAAATCTTTGTGGCGGCCATTGATGAGCGTTTGGACGACCACGGTTATATCATCCCCGGTTTGGGCGACGCCGGTGACCGGTTGTTCGGAACCAAATAA
- a CDS encoding cation-transporting P-type ATPase yields MPAWYQRNVIETAAELETDLTAGLTQSAVAARLEKNGPNELQKQPGPSVWQKILAQLKDFLILLLLGAAVISLFLGETSDAVVIFFGRHP; encoded by the coding sequence ATGCCCGCTTGGTACCAGCGAAACGTAATCGAGACCGCCGCCGAACTGGAGACCGATTTAACGGCGGGATTAACCCAGAGCGCCGTGGCGGCCCGGCTGGAGAAGAACGGCCCGAACGAACTGCAGAAACAGCCGGGGCCGTCGGTTTGGCAAAAGATCCTCGCACAACTTAAGGACTTCTTAATCCTGCTCTTGCTCGGAGCGGCGGTTATTTCCCTGTTTTTAGGAGAAACCAGTGACGCCGTTGTTATTTTTTTTGGTCGTCATCCTTAA
- a CDS encoding Gx transporter family protein, producing MKNRQTSSREQIKTITKISAYIALGVTLNLLESFLVPLGLVVPIPGARIGLANVVTLVVLVTESQRMLWGVTGGRIVLAALLTGTLFSVPFALSVGGSIAALLVMGLFWRFLPRVFSLNGISVLGAVAHNCGQLFTLYLLVPGTRIFYLLPWALLLALPSGWLTGYLAQRILERQPWAGEGGDNRDRN from the coding sequence ATGAAGAACAGACAAACATCGAGTCGGGAACAGATTAAAACCATTACGAAAATCAGCGCCTACATTGCCCTGGGGGTCACCCTTAACCTCCTGGAGAGTTTTTTGGTGCCCCTCGGTCTTGTGGTCCCGATTCCGGGAGCCCGGATCGGATTGGCGAACGTGGTGACGTTGGTGGTTCTCGTGACGGAAAGCCAACGGATGTTATGGGGGGTGACCGGCGGGCGGATCGTCCTGGCGGCGCTATTGACCGGGACTTTGTTTTCGGTACCTTTTGCTTTAAGTGTCGGGGGGAGTATTGCCGCTCTGTTGGTGATGGGGTTATTCTGGCGGTTTCTGCCGCGGGTCTTCAGTCTAAACGGAATTAGCGTGCTCGGGGCTGTTGCCCACAACTGTGGACAGCTCTTCACTTTGTATCTGCTTGTTCCCGGAACCAGGATCTTTTATTTGCTGCCATGGGCTTTGCTTTTGGCGCTGCCCTCCGGTTGGCTGACCGGCTATTTAGCCCAACGGATCCTCGAACGGCAGCCGTGGGCGGGGGAAGGGGGGGACAACCGTGACCGAAATTGA